One Euphorbia lathyris chromosome 1, ddEupLath1.1, whole genome shotgun sequence DNA segment encodes these proteins:
- the LOC136210625 gene encoding general transcription and DNA repair factor IIH subunit TFB5: MVNATKGLFISCDIPMAQFIINMNASLPASQKFIIHVLDGTHLFVQPHVSEMIRSAISEFREQISYEKPN; this comes from the exons ATGGTTAATGCTACTAAAGGATTGTTCATATCTTG TGATATCCCCATGGCACAATTTATAATCAATATGAATGCTTCACTGCCCGCTTCACAAAAGTTCATTATTCATGTTTTAGATGGGACTCACCTCTTCGTGCAACCTCATGTTTCTGAAATGATTCGGAGTGCCATCtccgagtttagagaacagatTTCATATGAGAAGCCAAATTGA